A single Candidatus Liberibacter asiaticus DNA region contains:
- a CDS encoding SurA N-terminal domain-containing protein has protein sequence MLEIIRKASRTWVAKIFLVVLFVPFLIWGLSDALFSVSGSSTVVSVGRQKVPFSSFINSWKQELGMISQKIGFVVNSERARSVGLDKKILDNLVSGATLDQFIEDIGLEADHGRVWGEIARSPLFHGKDNKFSHDVFVSRLAREGINEKEYIDHYTKMLSRTDVVGMFVGGMRPSNLLLDQAKRFYFENRSVDYIVLNNRHVPAIADPSNAVLTQWFEKYKDNYRAPEYKRISYILFDVHEKEKKIEISNDELQAEYEKNKEKYFSPEIRTVEQLVFPNQKEADEAFQSLKKGKKFIQLAEEQGKSLSDISLGSFSKEYIPDVSLADSIFSLAKKGDFTPVIHGSFGYVIAHVSNIKPSFTVSFQEVKKDIANQMRITKASEKVKEDYKRLEEFLALGTSMDEISRREKIVSIDLPLVDFAGKDVKGKEVAAIPYKEQLLFRVFGKDDPLSKDHTVALPDGSYMWVQIKESIPARDRKLEEVLTDVKKDWKTVKTAEEVSSKANQLVLEYSKEGKNFRDIGKNLGASLLTTNQINRMDNENKFFGYDGISQVFSGPVEMVKCFPIENGLSYVVFKVTNSKVGPVQEKDKFISYLTQMMNKDLLDSVIAYLKSQYSVTVHDNLIQRYLDGEK, from the coding sequence ATGCTGGAGATAATACGCAAAGCTTCTCGTACATGGGTTGCAAAAATTTTTCTTGTTGTCTTGTTCGTTCCTTTCCTTATTTGGGGATTGTCCGATGCTCTCTTTTCTGTTTCAGGATCGTCGACAGTGGTTTCTGTGGGTCGTCAGAAAGTTCCCTTTTCTTCTTTTATTAATTCTTGGAAACAAGAATTAGGTATGATATCCCAGAAAATCGGGTTTGTTGTTAATTCGGAGAGAGCGAGATCCGTCGGTTTGGATAAGAAAATTCTTGATAACCTCGTTTCTGGAGCTACTCTTGACCAGTTTATTGAAGATATAGGATTAGAAGCTGATCATGGTCGTGTCTGGGGAGAAATTGCGCGTTCTCCGTTGTTCCACGGAAAAGATAATAAATTCAGTCACGATGTATTTGTATCTCGGCTTGCCCGCGAAGGTATAAATGAAAAAGAGTACATTGATCATTATACAAAGATGCTATCACGTACTGATGTGGTTGGAATGTTCGTTGGAGGAATGCGACCTTCTAATTTATTACTTGATCAAGCGAAGCGTTTTTATTTCGAAAATCGATCCGTTGACTATATTGTTCTCAACAATCGTCATGTTCCTGCCATAGCTGATCCATCAAATGCAGTTCTTACGCAATGGTTTGAAAAGTATAAAGATAATTATCGCGCTCCAGAGTACAAGCGTATCTCTTATATCTTGTTTGATGTTCATGAAAAAGAAAAGAAGATAGAGATATCAAATGATGAATTGCAGGCAGAATACGAAAAAAACAAAGAAAAGTATTTTTCGCCAGAGATTCGCACCGTAGAACAGTTAGTTTTTCCAAATCAAAAAGAAGCTGATGAAGCCTTTCAGTCTTTGAAAAAAGGAAAAAAATTCATTCAATTAGCCGAAGAGCAAGGTAAATCTCTCTCTGATATCTCATTAGGGAGTTTTTCTAAGGAGTATATACCAGATGTTTCTTTAGCAGATTCAATTTTTTCGCTTGCGAAAAAAGGTGATTTTACTCCCGTGATTCATGGTTCTTTTGGATATGTCATTGCCCATGTAAGTAATATTAAACCTAGTTTTACAGTATCTTTTCAGGAGGTAAAGAAGGATATTGCAAATCAGATGCGCATTACAAAAGCAAGCGAAAAGGTTAAAGAGGATTATAAGAGATTGGAGGAATTTCTTGCCTTAGGAACAAGCATGGACGAAATTTCTCGCAGAGAAAAAATAGTTTCTATCGATCTCCCGCTTGTGGATTTTGCAGGTAAGGATGTGAAGGGTAAAGAGGTAGCGGCAATTCCTTATAAAGAGCAATTGTTATTCCGTGTTTTTGGCAAAGATGACCCTCTTTCTAAAGATCATACGGTAGCGTTACCTGATGGAAGCTACATGTGGGTTCAGATCAAAGAATCTATTCCTGCACGTGATCGAAAATTAGAGGAGGTTTTGACAGACGTCAAAAAAGATTGGAAAACTGTTAAAACAGCAGAAGAGGTGTCGAGTAAAGCCAATCAGTTGGTCTTGGAATATAGCAAAGAAGGAAAAAATTTTCGCGATATAGGAAAAAATTTGGGAGCATCCCTTTTAACTACAAATCAGATTAACCGTATGGACAACGAAAACAAATTCTTTGGATATGATGGTATCTCTCAGGTTTTTTCTGGTCCTGTAGAAATGGTCAAATGCTTCCCTATTGAGAATGGATTATCTTATGTAGTTTTCAAAGTAACGAATTCTAAGGTTGGTCCTGTTCAAGAAAAAGATAAATTTATCTCTTATTTAACACAGATGATGAATAAAGATTTGTTGGATTCGGTGATTGCTTATTTGAAAAGTCAGTATTCAGTTACCGTGCATGATAATCTGATTCAGAGATATCTAGATGGGGAGAAATAA
- a CDS encoding 16S rRNA (uracil(1498)-N(3))-methyltransferase, producing MKIHSHLKRLFVDFPLCIKTQGKASGDQYHYLAHVLRMKEGDNILLFNGKDGEWLSKISYVGKSIRFKVEYQSRSQTKQSDVQYIFSPIKTNRLDYMIQKSVEMGMGAIRPVITRYTQNTHYNMDRVRTYTISAAEQCDILTLPFIYPPTTLEFLLKNWDHNCQIVFADETCGSENSLEKLHAIAHIPNVAILIGPEGGYHSEEKETLHSLPFVTPLSLGPRILRSDTAAVAAMALVQAICGDWY from the coding sequence ATGAAAATACATTCCCACCTTAAGCGTTTGTTTGTCGATTTTCCTTTGTGTATTAAAACTCAAGGCAAAGCAAGTGGAGATCAATATCACTATCTTGCCCATGTATTGCGAATGAAAGAAGGTGATAATATTTTACTGTTTAACGGCAAGGATGGAGAGTGGTTGAGTAAGATTTCGTATGTAGGTAAAAGTATTAGATTTAAAGTGGAATATCAGAGCAGATCTCAAACTAAGCAATCTGATGTACAGTATATCTTTTCCCCAATTAAAACCAATCGCCTTGATTATATGATTCAAAAATCAGTTGAGATGGGAATGGGAGCAATTCGTCCTGTCATCACCCGCTACACACAAAACACACACTATAATATGGATCGTGTACGCACATATACAATTAGTGCTGCAGAACAGTGCGATATTCTCACGTTACCCTTTATATATCCCCCAACTACACTAGAGTTTCTACTAAAAAATTGGGATCACAATTGTCAGATAGTTTTTGCAGATGAAACATGCGGTTCAGAGAACTCTTTAGAAAAACTTCACGCAATTGCGCATATTCCAAACGTAGCAATTCTCATTGGCCCAGAAGGAGGATACCATTCTGAGGAAAAAGAAACACTGCATTCTCTTCCTTTTGTCACCCCTCTTTCTCTAGGTCCGAGAATTCTACGTTCTGATACTGCAGCAGTTGCAGCTATGGCTTTAGTTCAAGCGATTTGTGGTGATTGGTACTGA
- a CDS encoding glutamate--cysteine ligase has product MTCNPLANTIVTSIDDLVQHIASGIKPQEEFRIGTEHESFIFSRADHRPLPYDGEKSIVTILQAIQKKLAWKEIMDKGNIIGLANPLSKAGISIEPGGQLELSTTTLQNVHQIKGEILGYIQILKEITQNLDLGILGMGFNPKWKLDEMPIMPKSRYVLMKKYMPQVGTHGLDMMFRTCTTQVSLDFSSEHDMATKLRVSFKLQPLATAIFASSPFAEGRINGFQSWRSEIWRHTDSDRTEILPFILRDNSNFEHYAQWALDIPMYFILRKKEYYCCTDITFRQFMNGALKGRIKEWHPTLEDWENHLSTLFPAVRLRNCLEMRGADSGRLENIFAVAAFWTGILYDSSALQNADHLTSSWSFYDINKLNNTVPSKGMRSTVRGQSLKDIAIQILTFAHQGLKNRSAKNHLQEDETIFLKPLEKIIHNNQTTADEMLAAYHTRWGKSIDPCFEEYAY; this is encoded by the coding sequence ATGACATGCAATCCGTTAGCTAATACTATCGTAACTTCCATTGATGATTTGGTGCAACATATTGCATCTGGGATCAAGCCACAGGAAGAATTTCGAATTGGAACAGAACACGAAAGTTTTATCTTTTCACGTGCAGATCATCGCCCTCTGCCTTATGACGGAGAAAAAAGCATTGTCACAATTTTACAAGCAATACAAAAAAAGCTTGCGTGGAAAGAAATCATGGATAAAGGCAATATCATAGGGTTGGCGAATCCATTGAGTAAAGCGGGGATTTCTATCGAACCTGGAGGACAATTAGAATTGTCCACTACGACATTACAAAATGTCCATCAAATCAAAGGAGAAATTCTCGGATATATCCAAATACTCAAAGAAATTACTCAAAACCTTGATCTTGGCATTCTAGGAATGGGCTTTAATCCTAAATGGAAATTAGATGAAATGCCAATAATGCCTAAATCACGTTATGTACTCATGAAAAAATATATGCCCCAAGTTGGCACTCATGGTTTAGACATGATGTTCAGAACCTGCACTACACAAGTCAGTCTTGACTTCAGTAGCGAGCACGACATGGCTACTAAGTTACGAGTTTCTTTTAAATTACAACCACTTGCTACAGCAATTTTTGCTTCTTCTCCCTTTGCAGAAGGTCGAATCAATGGATTTCAATCATGGCGAAGTGAGATATGGCGACATACAGATAGCGATCGTACAGAAATTTTGCCTTTTATTCTCAGGGATAATAGTAATTTTGAACACTACGCACAATGGGCATTAGACATTCCAATGTATTTTATCCTACGTAAAAAAGAGTATTATTGCTGTACGGATATAACATTTCGTCAGTTTATGAACGGAGCGCTCAAGGGTAGAATCAAAGAATGGCACCCTACGCTAGAAGATTGGGAAAATCACTTGTCAACACTATTTCCTGCTGTACGTTTAAGGAATTGTCTTGAAATGCGTGGTGCTGATTCTGGTAGATTAGAAAATATTTTTGCCGTTGCAGCCTTTTGGACAGGCATCCTTTACGACTCATCTGCCTTGCAAAATGCAGATCACTTAACATCCAGTTGGTCATTTTACGATATTAACAAATTAAACAATACTGTTCCATCTAAGGGAATGCGCTCTACTGTTAGAGGTCAATCTTTAAAAGATATTGCAATCCAAATTCTCACTTTTGCACATCAGGGACTAAAAAATCGTTCTGCAAAAAATCATTTGCAAGAAGATGAAACAATTTTTTTAAAACCGTTAGAAAAAATTATTCATAATAACCAGACTACTGCTGATGAAATGCTCGCTGCCTATCATACCAGATGGGGAAAATCGATAGATCCGTGTTTTGAAGAATATGCTTATTAA
- a CDS encoding GNAT family N-acetyltransferase produces the protein MAKDWSFFSERLEHDSSICAMHADSFGPGRFVRAAVLLREQGMHDLSLSFLCAEGKRIVGSVRMTPISIEKITGHLLGPIVVHPLYQNKGIGRKLISMSVDAAEKKGSQVIVLVGDIAYYSKLGFQAVPWKSLILPAPVDPNRVLFLPLVQNVAQNIKGIVRCREV, from the coding sequence TTGGCAAAAGATTGGAGCTTTTTTTCTGAACGTCTTGAGCACGATTCTTCTATTTGTGCCATGCATGCGGACTCTTTTGGTCCTGGTCGTTTTGTTCGAGCTGCTGTTTTATTGCGCGAACAAGGAATGCACGATCTTTCTCTCTCTTTTCTTTGTGCAGAGGGAAAAAGAATTGTAGGATCAGTGCGTATGACGCCGATTTCTATAGAAAAAATCACAGGGCATTTGCTAGGACCTATAGTAGTACATCCATTATATCAAAACAAAGGCATCGGAAGAAAATTGATCAGCATGTCCGTTGATGCTGCTGAAAAAAAGGGATCACAAGTCATCGTACTAGTAGGGGATATTGCTTATTATAGTAAATTAGGTTTTCAAGCAGTACCTTGGAAATCCCTGATATTGCCTGCTCCCGTTGATCCTAATCGGGTGTTGTTTCTCCCACTTGTGCAGAACGTTGCTCAAAATATTAAGGGAATAGTTCGTTGCAGAGAAGTATGA
- the pdxH gene encoding pyridoxamine 5'-phosphate oxidase has protein sequence MKQDVPINNDVVFTLLSQWMQEAQSSESHDPHAVVLATADRMGFPNARVVLIKHFDQEGFVFYTNSQSPKGKEILENPKASLCFHWKSLARQLRVRGLVEKYCDLASDHYYASRPRESKIGAWASKQSQKMPSLDDLQKSVQRYSSFYQEKEIPRPVWWHGFRICPLSIEFWSERPYRLHDRLLFSRETIAGKWTQFLLYP, from the coding sequence ATGAAACAAGACGTTCCTATTAATAATGATGTAGTTTTTACGTTATTATCTCAGTGGATGCAAGAGGCGCAATCCAGTGAATCTCATGATCCTCATGCGGTAGTATTGGCAACTGCTGATCGTATGGGATTTCCCAATGCACGTGTAGTCTTGATCAAACATTTTGATCAGGAAGGATTTGTATTTTATACTAATAGCCAGAGCCCTAAAGGCAAAGAAATACTGGAAAATCCCAAAGCATCGTTGTGCTTTCATTGGAAGTCTTTGGCACGACAATTGCGTGTACGAGGTTTAGTTGAAAAATACTGTGACCTCGCATCGGATCATTATTATGCATCGCGACCACGGGAAAGTAAAATAGGAGCATGGGCTTCAAAACAATCACAAAAGATGCCATCGCTTGATGATTTACAGAAATCCGTACAGCGGTATTCTTCTTTTTATCAAGAAAAAGAAATTCCCCGTCCTGTTTGGTGGCATGGCTTTCGCATTTGTCCTTTATCTATAGAATTTTGGAGTGAACGTCCCTATCGTCTCCATGATCGTCTTCTCTTTTCGCGTGAAACCATCGCAGGAAAATGGACGCAATTTTTATTGTATCCATAG
- a CDS encoding SDR family oxidoreductase — protein sequence MLVVDNLMKDKRGIVLGVANNRSLAWSIAKMCHAAGAKVALTWQGDATKKRIEGLVEGMDFFMAGHCNVSNSETIDDVFRNLEKEWGTIDFLVHAIAFSDKAELTGPYINTTRENFLNTMDVSVYSFTALAARASSLMNKGGSMLTLTYLGADKVMPHYNCMGPAKAALQSAVRYLAMDLGRQSGIRVNALSAGPAKTLASSGISDFRYILKWNEYNSPLGRNITHDEVAKSALYLLSDFSSGVTGECHYVDAGYHIVGMKAEDAPDISVVKEKDPASLSSSVK from the coding sequence ATGCTTGTAGTAGATAACCTCATGAAAGACAAACGAGGTATTGTTTTAGGTGTCGCAAATAACCGTTCGCTTGCGTGGTCGATTGCTAAGATGTGCCATGCTGCAGGTGCCAAAGTTGCGTTAACGTGGCAAGGTGATGCTACTAAGAAACGTATTGAGGGTCTTGTTGAAGGGATGGATTTTTTTATGGCAGGTCACTGCAACGTTTCGAATTCTGAGACAATTGACGATGTTTTTCGTAATTTAGAAAAGGAATGGGGAACAATCGATTTCCTAGTTCACGCCATTGCCTTTTCTGATAAAGCCGAGCTTACTGGACCGTATATCAACACAACTCGCGAAAATTTCCTGAATACAATGGATGTTTCCGTATATTCTTTCACTGCTTTGGCAGCTCGTGCATCTTCCCTAATGAATAAAGGTGGTAGCATGTTAACCCTCACGTATCTCGGCGCTGATAAAGTGATGCCGCATTATAACTGTATGGGACCTGCAAAAGCAGCGTTGCAATCCGCTGTCCGTTATCTTGCAATGGATTTAGGCAGGCAATCTGGCATTAGGGTCAATGCACTTTCTGCTGGACCGGCTAAAACTCTTGCTTCTTCTGGCATTAGCGATTTCAGATACATTCTTAAATGGAATGAGTATAACTCCCCTCTTGGACGTAACATTACACACGATGAGGTAGCCAAATCAGCGCTTTACCTGCTTTCTGATTTTTCTAGTGGCGTTACTGGTGAGTGCCATTATGTAGATGCTGGCTATCACATTGTTGGCATGAAAGCTGAAGATGCTCCTGACATCTCTGTAGTAAAAGAAAAAGATCCCGCTTCTCTATCCTCTTCTGTAAAATAA
- the dusA gene encoding tRNA dihydrouridine(20/20a) synthase DusA, whose translation MLAYELEHISSEKKNIAHLSSKVFAVAPMVDWTDRHYRFFARLLTNNALLYTEMIVADAILRGDKKNILGFSTQEKPLALQIGGADISKLVEAAKIVEDFGYNEINLNVGCPSARVHEGSFGACLMLNPDIVGDCIAAMCKALSIPVTVKCRIGVDDQIPAVALRNLVKSIKKSGVNGIWIHARKAILKGLSPKDNRKIPNLDYDIVYEIKKENPDLFIGLNGGLEDMSQALKILPSVDGVMIGRAAYKNSAMLTTVDEYFSNPLTGSSPIKTRVDKDFWRKISASMTDYAARHLHSGGKLQQITRHMIGLFHGFPNSRRCRHILTVEAGASTATHHIIETAFNLMIESL comes from the coding sequence ATGTTGGCATACGAATTAGAACATATTTCTTCAGAAAAAAAAAATATTGCGCATTTATCATCAAAGGTTTTTGCTGTAGCTCCCATGGTTGATTGGACTGATCGACATTATCGTTTTTTTGCACGCTTATTGACCAATAATGCTTTGCTCTATACTGAAATGATTGTGGCTGATGCGATTCTACGCGGGGACAAAAAAAATATTTTAGGTTTTAGTACGCAAGAAAAACCACTCGCTTTGCAAATTGGTGGAGCTGATATCTCGAAACTCGTTGAAGCCGCAAAAATCGTAGAAGATTTTGGATATAATGAAATTAATCTCAATGTTGGTTGTCCCTCGGCTCGTGTTCATGAAGGATCTTTTGGAGCGTGTCTGATGCTTAATCCTGATATTGTTGGCGATTGTATTGCAGCCATGTGCAAAGCACTTTCTATTCCTGTAACAGTGAAGTGTCGTATCGGTGTTGATGATCAAATTCCTGCAGTTGCTTTGCGAAATTTGGTGAAATCCATAAAAAAATCAGGAGTAAATGGCATATGGATTCACGCACGTAAAGCCATTCTCAAGGGTTTATCACCCAAAGATAATCGTAAAATTCCAAATCTTGACTATGATATCGTTTATGAGATAAAAAAAGAAAACCCAGATCTTTTTATAGGTCTTAATGGTGGTCTAGAGGACATGTCGCAAGCCTTAAAGATCTTGCCCTCTGTGGATGGGGTTATGATTGGTCGAGCGGCCTATAAAAACAGTGCCATGCTTACTACCGTTGATGAATACTTTAGCAATCCTCTCACGGGGTCGTCTCCTATAAAGACAAGAGTCGATAAGGATTTCTGGAGAAAAATAAGCGCCTCGATGACTGATTATGCCGCGCGCCATCTCCACTCGGGTGGAAAGTTACAACAGATTACTCGCCATATGATTGGTTTATTCCATGGATTTCCAAATTCACGACGTTGTCGCCATATCCTGACTGTTGAAGCCGGTGCTTCAACAGCAACTCATCACATCATTGAAACAGCATTTAACCTTATGATCGAATCTTTATAA
- the ulaA gene encoding PTS ascorbate transporter subunit IIC: MVFFAHCFSFFHSQILTKPAFMLGLIVMLGNILLSKKITTVISSTIQTIVGFLLLRVGADILVKKSKAIITKISVIHHIDGSIIDPYVFMFSCITSLGDKYNFVGYTVLIAFLLNILMVIFRHLTGIRTIVLNGEVMFQQAGLIFIFFHTALNTEIWQSVAYSSCLLALYWGITSNLLYKPTQEITNNAGFSIGHQQQVASWIAYKIAPYLGDRSENINSLKLSKWLVLLNNYVISTAIVMIFFWGIALLSLGIDTVQTMAGKTHWTLYILETGLLFAVGIAIIMQGVSMFVKELTSSFRGISTSLIPGAILAIDCSAIYGFAPNALIWGFIWGAIGQISTILVMLFFHSPILIVPGFIPMFFSNATIGIFANHYGGWRAASKICFVMGVIEILGSIWAIQLAKTDSWMGMADWSLIAPLIMQGFKLTHFFIIPIGLLSVIYMIYARRTLDDKQSNSNHHE, translated from the coding sequence ATGGTTTTTTTTGCGCATTGCTTCAGTTTTTTTCATAGCCAAATATTAACCAAGCCTGCTTTTATGCTGGGTCTGATTGTTATGTTAGGAAATATTCTCCTTTCTAAAAAGATCACTACTGTGATTTCATCGACGATTCAAACGATTGTTGGTTTTTTGCTCCTGCGAGTAGGAGCTGATATTCTTGTCAAAAAATCCAAGGCTATTATTACTAAAATTTCTGTCATACATCATATTGATGGTTCAATTATTGATCCCTATGTTTTTATGTTCTCCTGTATAACATCTTTAGGAGATAAATATAATTTTGTCGGCTATACCGTTTTGATAGCGTTCCTTCTCAATATCCTCATGGTTATTTTTCGTCATCTCACGGGTATCCGTACCATTGTACTCAATGGAGAAGTGATGTTCCAACAAGCAGGACTAATTTTTATTTTTTTTCACACAGCATTAAACACAGAAATATGGCAATCCGTTGCCTACTCATCCTGTTTATTAGCGTTATATTGGGGCATAACATCCAACCTTTTATATAAACCGACACAAGAGATAACCAATAATGCTGGTTTTTCGATAGGACATCAACAACAGGTAGCATCTTGGATTGCGTATAAAATAGCACCTTATTTGGGTGATAGATCGGAAAATATCAACTCTCTCAAACTTTCCAAATGGCTTGTTTTACTGAATAATTACGTCATTTCTACAGCAATCGTCATGATTTTTTTTTGGGGAATAGCCCTTTTATCTTTAGGTATTGACACAGTTCAGACAATGGCTGGCAAAACACACTGGACACTTTATATTTTGGAAACAGGTCTATTGTTTGCCGTAGGAATTGCCATTATTATGCAGGGAGTCTCGATGTTTGTGAAAGAGTTGACCTCTTCATTTCGCGGGATTTCAACATCTCTCATCCCTGGTGCCATTCTTGCCATTGATTGCTCTGCAATTTATGGATTTGCTCCTAATGCATTGATATGGGGATTTATTTGGGGTGCAATCGGACAAATATCAACAATTCTTGTGATGCTTTTTTTTCATTCTCCCATACTCATTGTCCCTGGCTTTATTCCCATGTTTTTTTCTAATGCCACTATAGGAATTTTTGCCAATCATTACGGGGGATGGCGTGCAGCATCTAAAATATGTTTTGTAATGGGTGTCATTGAAATTCTTGGCAGTATTTGGGCCATTCAATTGGCAAAAACGGATAGTTGGATGGGAATGGCCGATTGGTCTCTTATCGCTCCATTGATTATGCAAGGTTTTAAATTAACTCATTTTTTTATCATTCCAATTGGTTTATTATCCGTCATTTATATGATTTATGCGCGTCGCACACTGGATGATAAACAAAGCAACAGCAATCATCATGAATAA
- the phrB gene encoding deoxyribodipyrimidine photo-lyase: MKATTAMSVHLVWLRNDLRITDNKALYAACHNSDAKVIAVFIATPEQWRQHGISARQSHFIYASLLQVQKSLSQKGIVFQYHQCSNFDDSIEWLDSYCLQQRVTKLFYNRQYEINEVRRDKLLEKRLQHRVICKSFDDSVLLPPGSILNHALQMYKVYTPFRKALIQNLVQADLRSLPVPAIRLTGPVTPSNIPRFFDYPFQAIDPMFPIGEQNALHILRKFCKEKVYYYVEQRDIPAIQGTSQLSPYLSIGVLSPRQCWNRLKEEFVDLLIKPKSGAFSWLNELIWREFYRHLMAFYPSVCMGKPFIPWTEKIEWNKDSHLLQAWKQGYTGFPIIDAAMRQLNTIGWMHNRLRMITASFLVKDLLVDWRIGEEYFMSQLLDGDLASNNGGWQWAASTGNDSVPYFRIFNPTIQGKRFDPQGTFIRHWLPELNNVPTQYIHAPHSWLDKNDLSLNYPLPIVDHKKACHHTLNQYYAAKKQSLL, translated from the coding sequence ATGAAAGCTACTACTGCTATGAGTGTTCATCTGGTTTGGCTACGCAATGATCTTCGTATTACCGACAACAAAGCACTGTATGCCGCTTGTCATAATTCAGATGCAAAAGTAATAGCGGTATTTATTGCTACTCCCGAACAATGGCGCCAGCATGGGATATCAGCACGTCAGTCTCATTTTATATATGCTAGCCTTCTCCAAGTTCAAAAGTCTCTTTCTCAAAAAGGTATTGTCTTCCAATACCATCAATGTTCTAATTTTGATGATTCAATAGAATGGCTAGATTCTTATTGTTTGCAACAAAGGGTTACAAAACTTTTTTATAATCGCCAATACGAAATTAATGAAGTTCGGCGCGATAAACTTCTAGAAAAACGCCTCCAACATAGGGTTATCTGCAAGAGTTTTGACGATAGTGTTCTCCTGCCACCTGGGAGTATACTCAACCATGCGCTTCAAATGTATAAGGTCTATACTCCATTTCGTAAAGCATTGATACAAAACTTAGTACAAGCAGATCTGCGTTCTTTGCCTGTCCCTGCTATACGTCTCACTGGTCCTGTAACTCCAAGCAATATTCCTCGATTTTTCGATTACCCTTTTCAAGCAATAGATCCAATGTTTCCTATTGGCGAACAAAATGCGTTGCACATTTTACGTAAATTTTGCAAAGAAAAAGTATATTATTATGTTGAACAACGGGATATTCCTGCTATCCAAGGAACAAGTCAGCTATCCCCCTACTTGTCTATTGGTGTCCTATCTCCTCGTCAATGTTGGAATAGATTAAAAGAAGAATTTGTAGATCTACTGATCAAACCCAAAAGCGGCGCTTTTAGCTGGCTCAATGAACTCATTTGGCGTGAATTTTATCGCCATTTAATGGCATTTTATCCTTCTGTCTGCATGGGAAAGCCTTTCATTCCATGGACTGAAAAAATAGAATGGAACAAGGATTCTCACCTATTACAAGCATGGAAACAAGGATACACAGGGTTTCCTATTATTGATGCAGCGATGCGTCAACTCAATACGATTGGATGGATGCACAATCGCCTACGCATGATTACAGCAAGTTTTTTGGTCAAAGACCTTTTAGTAGATTGGCGAATTGGAGAAGAATATTTTATGTCACAATTACTAGACGGTGATTTAGCATCGAATAACGGCGGATGGCAATGGGCAGCATCTACTGGAAACGATTCCGTTCCCTACTTTCGCATTTTTAATCCTACCATCCAAGGAAAACGTTTTGATCCGCAAGGAACTTTTATACGTCACTGGTTACCTGAACTCAACAACGTCCCTACGCAATACATCCATGCTCCCCATAGTTGGCTGGATAAGAATGACCTATCTCTCAATTATCCACTTCCAATAGTTGATCATAAAAAAGCATGTCATCACACATTGAATCAATATTATGCCGCGAAAAAACAATCTCTATTATGA